A section of the Bryobacteraceae bacterium genome encodes:
- a CDS encoding terminase: protein MRVRRTIPYSPLPSQKRFHELTARFKGFSGPIGSGKSQALCHEALKLAYLNPGRTGLIGAPTYPMLRDATQTAFFEVLRQSEIPFEFNKAENQAVLTDTQSRIIFRSLDEYERLRGTNLAWFGVDELTYASEEAWLRLEGRLRDPKAQRLCGFAVWTPKGFDWVWERFIHNPVEGYACVQAKPFENRHLLEKVPDFYERLKHSYDEAFYAQEVLGEYLNPAQGLVYHAFDRRVHVQEIEADPGRELLWALDFNVDPMSSVVVQEKDGQFLVLDEIVLRRASTREACEEFVRRYGGWKAGLVIYGDACASHLQTTGTTDREVIEQFFAERGEKPSYRIPKKNPPVRERASLVNAKLRSAAGDVGLVVHPRCKELILDFERVQWAEDSSEIDKAKDPRRTHLSDALGYLLWARCQAEPAAGERNERLYW, encoded by the coding sequence ATGAGAGTGCGGAGGACGATTCCGTATTCGCCGCTGCCCTCGCAGAAGAGATTTCACGAGCTGACGGCGAGGTTCAAGGGATTTTCAGGGCCGATTGGCTCAGGCAAGAGCCAGGCGCTGTGTCATGAGGCGCTGAAGCTGGCCTACCTGAATCCGGGAAGGACCGGGCTGATCGGCGCGCCGACTTATCCAATGTTGAGGGACGCGACGCAGACGGCATTTTTCGAGGTTCTGCGGCAGAGCGAAATTCCGTTCGAATTCAACAAGGCGGAGAACCAGGCGGTGTTGACTGACACCCAGTCGCGGATCATTTTCCGGTCGCTGGACGAGTACGAGCGGCTGCGTGGGACCAACCTGGCATGGTTTGGCGTGGATGAGCTGACGTATGCGAGCGAGGAGGCGTGGTTGCGGCTGGAAGGGCGCCTGCGGGACCCGAAGGCACAGCGGCTGTGCGGTTTTGCGGTGTGGACGCCGAAGGGATTCGACTGGGTGTGGGAACGGTTCATCCACAATCCGGTGGAAGGATACGCGTGCGTGCAGGCGAAGCCGTTTGAAAACCGGCATCTGCTGGAAAAAGTACCGGACTTTTACGAGCGGCTGAAACACAGTTATGACGAAGCCTTTTATGCGCAGGAGGTGCTGGGCGAATATCTGAATCCGGCACAGGGGCTCGTTTATCACGCTTTCGACCGGCGGGTTCACGTCCAGGAAATCGAAGCGGACCCGGGTCGGGAACTGCTTTGGGCGCTGGATTTCAACGTGGATCCGATGTCGAGCGTGGTGGTGCAGGAGAAAGACGGTCAGTTTTTGGTGCTGGACGAGATTGTGCTGCGGCGCGCGAGCACGCGGGAGGCGTGCGAGGAGTTCGTACGGCGCTACGGGGGCTGGAAGGCGGGGCTGGTGATTTACGGGGATGCATGCGCGTCGCACCTTCAGACGACCGGCACGACGGACCGGGAGGTGATTGAGCAGTTTTTCGCCGAGCGTGGAGAGAAGCCTTCATACCGCATTCCGAAGAAAAATCCGCCGGTGCGGGAGCGGGCGTCGCTGGTGAACGCGAAACTGCGATCGGCGGCGGGCGATGTGGGGCTGGTGGTGCATCCGCGGTGCAAGGAACTGATTCTGGACTTCGAGCGCGTGCAGTGGGCGGAAGACAGCAGCGAAATCGACAAGGCGAAGGATCCGCGGCGGACGCATCTGAGCGATGCGCTCGGCTATCTGCTGTGGGCGCGCTGCCAGGCGGAGCCGGCGGCCGGGGAACGGAACGAGAGGCTGTATTGGTGA
- the putA gene encoding proline dehydrogenase — protein MLREAFLFLSRNRTLRRWMETSPAAARLTRRFVAGQRLEDAIAVARLLLDENILSTLDHLGENVTSADEAAAARACIEQALDAIAAASLPSTVSIKLTQFGLDIGDSLCRANVEAVLLKAKAIGSRVEIDMESSEYVDRTLRIVEDFHRVNGSLRAVLQAYLYRTHDDLRRLNALRVPVRLCKGAYNEPPSVAWPRKSDVDASYARLARILVEEGEDPAFATHDPRMIDIVLEHAARNGRAPSSFEFQMLYGVRRDLQKMLVSSGFRLRLYVPYGDAWYPYFMRRLAERPANVLFILRNLFRH, from the coding sequence ATGCTGAGAGAAGCGTTTCTCTTCCTCTCCCGCAACCGCACCCTCCGGCGATGGATGGAGACCTCGCCCGCCGCCGCCCGCCTCACCCGCCGGTTCGTTGCCGGCCAGCGCCTCGAGGATGCCATCGCCGTAGCCCGCCTCCTCCTTGACGAAAACATTCTTTCCACCCTCGACCACCTCGGCGAAAACGTCACCTCAGCGGACGAGGCCGCCGCCGCGCGCGCCTGCATCGAACAGGCGCTTGACGCCATCGCCGCCGCTTCCCTCCCCTCCACCGTCTCGATCAAACTCACCCAGTTCGGCCTCGATATCGGCGATTCGCTCTGCCGCGCCAACGTCGAAGCCGTTCTCCTCAAGGCCAAAGCCATCGGCTCCCGCGTCGAAATCGACATGGAATCCAGTGAGTACGTCGACCGCACTCTCCGCATCGTCGAAGACTTCCACCGGGTCAACGGCTCGCTCCGCGCCGTCCTCCAGGCCTACCTCTACCGAACCCACGACGACCTCCGTCGCCTCAACGCCCTCCGCGTCCCCGTCCGCCTTTGCAAGGGCGCATACAACGAGCCGCCCTCGGTCGCCTGGCCCAGGAAGAGCGACGTTGACGCCAGTTATGCCCGCCTGGCGCGCATCCTCGTCGAGGAAGGCGAAGACCCCGCCTTCGCCACACACGATCCCCGCATGATCGACATCGTCCTCGAGCACGCCGCCCGCAACGGCCGCGCCCCCTCGAGCTTCGAGTTCCAGATGCTCTACGGCGTCCGCCGCGACCTCCAGAAGATGCTCGTCTCCAGCGGCTTCCGCCTTCGCCTCTACGTCCCCTATGGCGATGCCTGGTATCCCTACTTCATGCGGCGCCTTGCTGAACGGCCCGCCAACGTCCTCTTCATCCTGCGCAACCTCTTCCGCCACTGA
- the mrcB gene encoding penicillin-binding protein 1B → MRKKSPHPPAGRHITPFRILAALISFFVITGLIGFVLTWIHYSRLVDEKLRKGPFTQTARLYATPEPVSVGDEATIEEIVAALRRRGYTEDRSNRAGWYHVRADGIEIFPGIDSYPHSEPGVIFIENGAVTRIISSRDHTERPRYYLDPELVTNLHDRRREKRRLVRFDDIPKVLVHAVISAEDKRFFEHAGFDPIRIIRTAWVDITQNRRYGASTISMQLARLLWLSTDKTWKRKALEALITLQLEQKLTKEQIFEYYANQVDLGQRKSFAIHGFGEAAQVYFGKDIRDLRLEEAALLAGLIQRPNYLNPYRHPERAIQRRNIVLGLMRENGYITELQYLEAVKAPLKLAEGGEESSDAPYFVDLAYDELQENFSELDFQANSYRIYTTLDMKLQRDALEAVQIGIREVDALLAKMRRKYPEPQVALVCLDPHTAEVKALVGGRSYAASQLNRAIARRQPGSAFKPFVYAAALNTAIEGRDPVITPVTQVVDEPTTFYYDGREYTPNNFRQQFNGPVTLRFALSRSLNIPTVKFAEMAGYQAVADLAEAAGLKGVKPTPALALGAYEVTPLDIANAYTVFSNQGVWVQRNMIREIRSADGSLIHQYEPVTRQVLDPRVAYMIVNLMEEVLRSGTGAGVRSRGFFLPAAGKTGTSHDAWFAGFTSKLLCVVWVGFDDNQELPLEGAKAALPIWTEFMKRAHRHREYRGVQPFSPPDGVAIVDIDPQTGQLATATCPKVLQEVFIAGTQPVELCHLHGGGGRTIISSWETDPPAQPQRPAAAPPSRDRASGQPAAQPPAAQAPAAPQPEQKRGFWGRIRAIFR, encoded by the coding sequence GTGCGCAAGAAATCCCCTCACCCTCCCGCAGGCCGCCACATCACCCCGTTCCGCATTCTCGCGGCTCTCATCTCGTTTTTTGTCATCACCGGCCTCATTGGGTTCGTCCTCACCTGGATCCACTATTCGCGCCTGGTCGACGAAAAGCTCAGGAAGGGCCCTTTTACGCAGACCGCCCGGCTCTACGCCACGCCTGAGCCTGTCAGTGTGGGCGACGAAGCCACCATTGAGGAGATCGTCGCCGCCCTCCGCCGCCGCGGCTACACCGAGGACCGCTCCAACCGCGCCGGCTGGTATCACGTCCGCGCCGACGGCATCGAAATCTTCCCCGGCATCGACTCCTACCCGCACTCCGAACCCGGCGTCATCTTCATCGAAAACGGCGCCGTCACCCGGATCATCTCCAGCCGCGATCACACCGAACGGCCTCGCTATTATCTCGACCCCGAACTCGTCACCAACCTCCACGACCGCCGCCGTGAAAAACGCCGCCTCGTCCGCTTCGACGACATCCCCAAGGTCCTCGTCCACGCCGTCATCTCCGCCGAGGACAAGCGCTTCTTCGAACATGCCGGCTTCGACCCCATTCGCATCATCCGCACTGCCTGGGTCGATATCACCCAGAACCGCCGTTACGGCGCCTCCACCATCTCCATGCAGCTGGCCCGCCTCCTCTGGCTGTCCACCGACAAGACCTGGAAGCGGAAGGCGCTCGAGGCCCTCATCACCCTTCAGCTCGAACAGAAGCTGACCAAGGAACAGATCTTCGAGTATTACGCCAACCAGGTCGATCTCGGCCAGCGCAAAAGCTTCGCCATCCACGGCTTCGGCGAGGCCGCCCAGGTCTACTTCGGCAAGGACATCCGGGATCTCCGCCTCGAAGAGGCGGCCCTGCTGGCCGGCCTCATTCAGCGGCCCAACTACCTCAATCCCTATCGCCACCCCGAGCGCGCCATCCAGCGCCGCAACATCGTCCTCGGCCTGATGCGGGAAAACGGCTACATCACCGAGCTTCAATACCTCGAAGCCGTCAAGGCTCCGCTGAAACTCGCCGAGGGCGGCGAAGAGTCCAGCGACGCCCCCTACTTCGTGGACCTCGCCTACGACGAACTCCAGGAAAACTTCTCCGAACTCGACTTCCAGGCCAACTCCTACCGCATTTACACCACGCTCGACATGAAGCTCCAGCGCGACGCCCTGGAAGCCGTTCAGATCGGCATCCGCGAAGTCGACGCCCTGCTGGCCAAAATGCGCCGCAAGTACCCCGAGCCGCAGGTCGCCCTCGTCTGCCTCGACCCCCACACCGCCGAAGTCAAGGCTCTCGTCGGCGGCCGCAGCTACGCCGCCAGCCAGTTGAACCGCGCCATCGCCCGCCGCCAGCCAGGCTCCGCCTTCAAGCCCTTTGTCTACGCCGCCGCCCTCAATACTGCCATCGAGGGCCGCGACCCCGTCATCACCCCCGTCACGCAGGTCGTCGACGAACCCACCACGTTTTACTACGACGGCCGCGAATACACCCCCAACAACTTCCGCCAGCAGTTCAACGGCCCGGTCACCCTCCGCTTCGCACTCTCCCGCTCGCTCAACATCCCCACCGTCAAGTTCGCGGAAATGGCCGGCTATCAGGCCGTGGCCGACCTCGCCGAGGCCGCCGGCCTCAAGGGCGTTAAGCCGACCCCCGCCCTCGCGCTCGGCGCCTACGAGGTCACCCCCCTGGACATCGCCAACGCCTACACCGTCTTTTCCAACCAGGGCGTCTGGGTCCAGCGCAACATGATCCGCGAGATCCGCTCCGCCGACGGCTCGCTCATTCACCAATACGAGCCCGTTACCCGCCAGGTGCTCGACCCCCGCGTCGCCTACATGATCGTCAACCTCATGGAAGAAGTGCTCCGCTCCGGCACTGGCGCCGGCGTCCGCTCCCGCGGCTTCTTCCTCCCGGCCGCCGGCAAAACGGGCACTTCGCACGACGCCTGGTTCGCCGGCTTCACGTCAAAGCTCCTCTGTGTCGTCTGGGTCGGCTTCGACGACAATCAGGAGCTGCCGCTGGAAGGCGCCAAGGCCGCCCTTCCCATCTGGACGGAATTCATGAAGCGTGCCCACCGCCACCGCGAATACCGCGGCGTCCAGCCCTTCTCGCCTCCCGATGGCGTAGCCATCGTCGACATCGACCCTCAGACCGGCCAGCTCGCCACCGCCACCTGCCCAAAGGTCCTCCAGGAGGTCTTCATCGCCGGCACGCAGCCCGTCGAGCTCTGTCACCTCCACGGCGGGGGCGGCCGCACCATCATCAGCAGTTGGGAGACCGATCCGCCCGCCCAGCCGCAGCGGCCCGCCGCAGCCCCGCCGTCCCGCGACCGCGCTTCCGGCCAGCCCGCCGCCCAACCGCCCGCCGCCCAGGCGCCAGCCGCTCCCCAGCCCGAGCAGAAGCGGGGATTCTGGGGCCGGATTCGGGCTATATTTAGGTAG